The Caulifigura coniformis genome includes a region encoding these proteins:
- the rbfA gene encoding 30S ribosome-binding factor RbfA — MSHRRTAKVAQAIRQVVSTAILTELRDPRVKKVTVLNVEVPPDLRSAKVYVSVMGEEREGFLVLRGLQSARGFLQSRIADEIDLRWTPILEFVLDNGVKKSIETSKMLRDAGVGTEDDEDAPEAAEADGEDVPESEDDSG, encoded by the coding sequence ATGTCCCACCGTCGCACCGCAAAAGTCGCGCAGGCCATCCGGCAGGTCGTCTCCACGGCGATCCTGACCGAGTTGCGCGATCCGCGCGTCAAGAAAGTGACCGTACTGAACGTCGAGGTCCCTCCGGACCTGCGATCGGCGAAGGTCTACGTGTCGGTCATGGGCGAAGAACGGGAAGGGTTCCTCGTCCTGCGCGGGCTGCAATCGGCGCGAGGTTTCCTGCAGTCCCGGATTGCCGACGAGATCGACCTGCGCTGGACTCCGATTCTCGAGTTCGTGCTCGACAACGGCGTGAAGAAGAGCATTGAGACGTCGAAGATGCTGCGAGATGCGGGCGTGGGCACTGAGGACGACGAGGACGCTCCGGAAGCCGCGGAG